One Paraburkholderia sp. IMGN_8 DNA window includes the following coding sequences:
- a CDS encoding integrase arm-type DNA-binding domain-containing protein, which yields MPRLAAPLTEAQIRALEPRETRYSVADGNGLVIEVMTTGTKVWRFRYSLNGKRQPLATIGDYRMISLRVARAKAQKYAEMVASGISPVATARRDRGAEGKADVLREGAELYLATEMAGKSKEYRRTTRRALEKDVLPTIGTKPIKAVTADDILAICDRIKGRGSPKMALHTRNVVKRLYEYLIARQLATTNPAQIIPARSIATSDSRTRVLSPDEIGSMLRSIYASSIRRPLKLALHLLVLTMVRKSELVESTWSEFDLDAALWKIPAARMRQDRDHDVYLPHQAVAMLRELRGSMTSRNFVFPTVRGNDRPIAKSTLNQAVKALGLDVEHFVLHDFRRTASTHLREMGQPSDAIEKTLARAIKDTERVNGEEDAAERRRTLQLWADFVDTQIQDGRKVGIDPF from the coding sequence ATGCCAAGACTAGCCGCTCCCCTAACCGAAGCCCAGATACGTGCACTAGAACCGCGCGAGACCCGATACTCCGTGGCAGACGGCAACGGCCTCGTGATCGAAGTCATGACGACCGGAACAAAGGTCTGGCGCTTCCGCTATTCGCTGAACGGCAAGCGGCAGCCTCTCGCTACGATCGGCGACTACAGAATGATCTCGCTGCGGGTCGCGCGCGCGAAGGCGCAGAAGTATGCCGAGATGGTCGCAAGCGGTATCTCACCCGTTGCCACGGCACGCAGGGACCGCGGTGCGGAAGGAAAGGCAGATGTTCTGCGGGAGGGGGCAGAGCTTTATCTCGCGACGGAGATGGCCGGCAAGTCGAAAGAATATCGGCGTACAACGCGGCGAGCGCTGGAAAAGGACGTCTTGCCGACCATCGGCACCAAGCCGATAAAAGCCGTGACTGCCGACGACATCCTCGCGATATGCGACAGGATCAAAGGCCGTGGCTCGCCCAAAATGGCGCTGCACACGCGCAACGTGGTGAAGCGGCTCTATGAGTATCTGATCGCTCGACAACTCGCGACGACAAACCCGGCGCAGATCATTCCGGCTCGCTCGATAGCAACATCGGACAGTCGCACTCGCGTTCTCTCCCCAGACGAAATCGGCTCGATGCTCCGATCGATTTACGCATCGAGTATCCGACGACCGTTGAAGTTAGCGCTACACCTGCTGGTGCTGACGATGGTTCGGAAATCCGAACTCGTCGAGTCGACATGGTCCGAATTCGACCTGGACGCCGCGCTATGGAAGATTCCGGCCGCACGAATGAGGCAAGACCGGGATCATGACGTGTATCTCCCGCACCAGGCGGTTGCGATGCTTCGAGAGCTGCGCGGCAGCATGACGAGTCGGAATTTCGTATTCCCGACCGTGAGGGGCAACGACCGTCCCATCGCGAAGAGCACCCTTAATCAAGCCGTCAAGGCACTCGGGCTCGACGTGGAACATTTCGTCTTGCATGACTTTCGGCGCACCGCATCGACGCACTTGCGCGAGATGGGGCAGCCTTCAGACGCGATCGAAAAGACTTTGGCGCGTGCGATCAAGGACACTGAGCGTGTCAACGGTGAGGAGGATGCCGCCGAACGGCGCCGGACCTTGCAGCTTTGGGCAGACTTCGTCGATACCCAGATCCAGGACGGCCGAAAAGTAGGAATCGACCCGTTCTGA
- a CDS encoding ecotin precursor, translating to MKKIAVALLMVGSLSVAGQASAHGNGGDVVGALIGGALLGAVVTSALNPAPVVAYQPVYAQPVYQPAPVYAGPPPGYCYDQYQRAYVACDAPPPGRYYGYPQQPQPGW from the coding sequence ATGAAAAAGATTGCAGTGGCGTTGTTGATGGTCGGAAGTCTGAGCGTGGCGGGGCAAGCGTCGGCTCATGGCAATGGCGGCGATGTGGTCGGCGCGCTGATCGGCGGTGCGCTGCTCGGCGCGGTGGTGACGTCCGCTCTGAATCCGGCGCCTGTGGTTGCTTACCAGCCTGTGTACGCACAACCGGTGTATCAGCCGGCTCCGGTCTACGCGGGTCCGCCGCCGGGATACTGCTATGACCAGTACCAGCGCGCGTACGTCGCGTGCGATGCGCCGCCACCCGGACGGTATTACGGCTATCCGCAGCAGCCTCAGCCGGGGTGGTAA
- a CDS encoding methyl-accepting chemotaxis protein, whose product MLAMAIVTFEQLGGIDRDAKSQQLDSMPGLYISTAMRSAWLENYTVTQRLLYVDEDPDSVKRDTTRLTETQQTLQKLLNDYSATIFRQNDRDLFNDFRQQQTQYLSIETSLTNTLPGSKENAAHIFTTQLTPVWENGRVAVSKIVDDNKSAADESSESIRKSVETTRIVLLVMLLIAAVAAVLAGYWLLRAVTTPMAKVLQVVDIMRTGDLTQRLQLNRADEIGALEAGFNRMTDELTALVGQAQKSAVQVTTSVTEIAATSREQQATANETAATTTEIGATSREIFATSRDLLRTMNEVSEVAGQSAALAGTGHAGLTRMEETMRLVMEAAGSVNAKLAILNEKASNINQVVATITKVADQTNLLSLNAAIEAEKAGEYGRGFAVVATEIRRLADQTAVATYDIEQMVKEIQSAVAAGVMGMDKFSEEVRRGMLDVQNVGGHLTQIIQQVQALAPRFSMVNEGMQTQATGAEQITQALTQLSEAAQQTAESLRQSTQAIDDLTHVANSLRTGVSRFKVTA is encoded by the coding sequence ATGCTGGCGATGGCAATCGTCACCTTCGAACAACTCGGCGGCATCGACCGCGACGCGAAGAGTCAGCAGCTGGACTCCATGCCCGGCCTCTACATCTCGACCGCGATGCGCTCCGCGTGGCTGGAGAACTACACCGTCACGCAGCGCCTCCTCTATGTGGATGAGGATCCGGACTCGGTCAAACGCGACACCACGCGCCTGACCGAAACCCAGCAGACGCTTCAGAAGCTCCTCAACGACTACAGCGCCACCATCTTCCGCCAGAACGACCGCGATCTTTTCAACGATTTCCGGCAGCAGCAGACGCAGTACCTGTCCATCGAGACATCGCTGACGAACACGCTGCCGGGTTCGAAAGAGAACGCCGCGCACATCTTCACCACGCAACTCACGCCGGTTTGGGAAAACGGCCGGGTGGCAGTAAGCAAGATCGTTGACGACAACAAGAGCGCCGCCGACGAATCCTCCGAGAGCATCCGCAAGTCGGTCGAAACCACCCGCATCGTGCTGCTCGTCATGCTGCTGATCGCCGCGGTCGCCGCCGTGCTGGCCGGTTACTGGCTGCTGCGCGCGGTCACCACGCCGATGGCCAAGGTGCTGCAAGTCGTCGACATCATGCGCACCGGCGATCTCACGCAACGTCTGCAACTGAACCGCGCTGATGAAATCGGCGCGCTCGAAGCCGGCTTCAACCGGATGACCGACGAGCTGACCGCGCTGGTCGGCCAGGCGCAGAAGTCGGCGGTGCAGGTCACCACCTCGGTCACGGAAATCGCCGCGACATCGCGCGAGCAGCAAGCCACGGCGAACGAAACCGCCGCGACCACGACCGAGATCGGCGCGACCTCGCGCGAAATCTTCGCGACCTCACGTGATCTGCTGCGCACGATGAACGAAGTCTCCGAAGTCGCCGGCCAATCGGCGGCGCTCGCGGGCACCGGCCACGCCGGCCTGACGCGCATGGAAGAAACCATGCGCCTCGTGATGGAAGCGGCCGGCTCGGTCAACGCGAAGCTCGCGATCCTCAACGAGAAGGCCAGCAACATCAACCAGGTCGTCGCCACCATCACCAAGGTCGCGGACCAGACCAACCTGCTCTCGCTGAACGCGGCGATCGAAGCGGAAAAAGCCGGCGAATATGGCCGCGGCTTCGCGGTCGTGGCGACGGAAATTCGCCGCCTCGCCGATCAGACGGCGGTGGCGACCTACGACATCGAACAGATGGTCAAGGAGATCCAGTCAGCGGTGGCCGCGGGCGTGATGGGCATGGACAAGTTCTCCGAAGAAGTGCGGCGCGGCATGCTCGACGTGCAGAACGTCGGCGGCCATCTTACGCAGATCATCCAGCAGGTGCAGGCGCTCGCGCCGCGCTTCTCGATGGTCAACGAAGGCATGCAGACGCAAGCCACCGGCGCCGAGCAGATCACCCAGGCGCTGACGCAGCTGTCGGAGGCCGCGCAGCAAACGGCCGAATCGTTGCGCCAGTCGACCCAGGCCATCGACGATCTGACGCACGTCGCCAATAGTCTGCGCACCGGCGTATCGCGCTTCAAGGTGACGGCCTGA
- a CDS encoding chemotaxis protein CheW, producing the protein MLFILFTLDSERYVIDATQVERLMPLAPQPPKTIPGAPPWVAGVLDHEGAPLPVIDLPALALGRPAAQLMSTRVVLVRYPHAGTVRLLALLLEGATRTIRLEADAFQDTGIDTPHARYLGPVAREAGGLVQWIRVEHLLPDDVKALLFPEAHA; encoded by the coding sequence ATGCTCTTCATCCTCTTCACGCTCGATAGCGAACGCTATGTGATCGACGCGACGCAGGTGGAGCGTCTGATGCCACTCGCCCCCCAACCGCCGAAGACGATTCCCGGCGCGCCGCCGTGGGTCGCGGGCGTGCTCGATCACGAAGGCGCGCCGCTGCCGGTGATCGACTTGCCGGCGCTCGCGCTCGGCCGCCCCGCCGCCCAGTTGATGTCGACCCGCGTCGTGCTGGTGCGCTATCCGCACGCGGGCACGGTGCGCCTGCTCGCGCTGCTGCTCGAAGGCGCGACGCGCACGATCCGGCTCGAAGCCGATGCGTTCCAGGACACCGGCATCGACACGCCGCACGCGCGCTATCTCGGCCCCGTCGCGCGCGAAGCGGGCGGTCTGGTGCAGTGGATTCGCGTCGAGCATCTGCTGCCCGACGATGTAAAAGCGCTGCTGTTTCCCGAGGCGCACGCATGA
- a CDS encoding CheR family methyltransferase: MNAHHQNAPLYRRFADLLHRTIGLDAASVGHSAIERAVDLHAAAWCADGHADATLDDYWDAAQASPAMVQALVETVVVPETWFYRDADAFKALARLAHERLYQRGTAMPLRILSLPCSTGEEPYTIAMTLLDAGIDAAHMRIDAMDISERSLALAQHAVYGRNSFRGNAFPFRDAHFTRTEDGWRLAPRIVEAVRFSRANLMQLDASALGVYDFVFCRNVLIYFDREAQQTALQALDSVLAENGTLFVGPSETGLLMRYGMQSAKIPLAFAFHRAAAAEAQRDARHTAPLATAAALAMTHSFVPALAPVQVFSAQPFAWPDPVARTPFNGVALQTPKPSKTVPPPPDHAPPTTTAHDTLQAARALADAGRLTEAAHAITAYLEHHAPHADAFYLLGVLADAGGDMNQARGHYRKALYLDPQHAEALAHLATLLELEGDRAGARLLMQRASRAQGAQRG; the protein is encoded by the coding sequence ATGAACGCGCATCATCAGAACGCGCCGCTCTATCGGCGCTTCGCGGATCTGCTGCATCGAACCATCGGGCTCGACGCGGCGTCGGTCGGTCATAGCGCGATCGAGCGCGCGGTCGATCTGCACGCCGCCGCCTGGTGCGCGGACGGTCACGCCGACGCCACGCTCGACGACTACTGGGACGCGGCGCAGGCGTCGCCCGCGATGGTGCAGGCGCTGGTCGAAACGGTCGTCGTGCCGGAGACCTGGTTCTATCGCGACGCCGACGCGTTCAAGGCGCTCGCGCGGCTCGCGCATGAACGCCTGTATCAGCGCGGCACGGCGATGCCGCTGCGCATCCTGAGCCTGCCGTGCTCGACCGGAGAAGAGCCTTACACGATCGCGATGACGCTGCTCGACGCGGGCATCGACGCCGCGCACATGCGCATCGACGCGATGGATATCAGCGAACGTTCGCTCGCCCTCGCGCAGCATGCCGTGTACGGCCGCAATTCGTTTCGCGGCAACGCATTCCCGTTTCGCGACGCCCATTTCACGCGCACCGAGGACGGCTGGCGTCTCGCACCGCGCATCGTCGAAGCCGTGCGGTTTTCGCGCGCGAATCTGATGCAACTCGATGCATCGGCGCTCGGCGTCTACGATTTCGTGTTCTGCCGCAACGTGCTGATTTACTTCGATCGCGAAGCACAGCAAACGGCGTTGCAAGCGCTCGACAGCGTGCTCGCCGAAAACGGCACGCTGTTCGTCGGGCCGTCCGAAACCGGGCTGTTGATGCGCTACGGCATGCAGTCCGCGAAGATTCCGTTGGCGTTTGCATTCCATCGCGCCGCGGCCGCTGAAGCGCAGCGCGACGCGCGACACACCGCGCCGCTCGCCACCGCCGCGGCTCTTGCCATGACGCATTCGTTCGTACCCGCGCTTGCGCCGGTGCAAGTGTTCTCCGCACAGCCTTTCGCGTGGCCCGATCCGGTTGCACGCACGCCGTTCAATGGCGTTGCGCTGCAAACGCCGAAGCCGTCAAAAACCGTCCCACCGCCACCCGATCACGCACCGCCCACCACCACCGCACACGACACGTTGCAAGCCGCGCGCGCGTTGGCGGATGCCGGCCGCCTCACCGAAGCCGCCCATGCGATCACCGCGTATCTCGAACACCATGCACCACACGCCGACGCGTTCTATCTGCTCGGCGTCCTCGCCGACGCCGGCGGCGACATGAACCAGGCGCGCGGCCACTATCGCAAGGCGCTGTACCTCGATCCGCAGCACGCGGAAGCATTGGCGCATCTGGCGACGCTGCTCGAACTCGAAGGCGACCGCGCCGGCGCGCGTCTGCTGATGCAACGCGCGTCGCGCGCCCAAGGAGCGCAACGTGGCTGA
- a CDS encoding chemotaxis protein CheW: MADDRTVAFDDCWNRIGVRGDSSCERLVEYVRCLNCPVFETAAARLLERPIPLVDLAQHDVSAPTQHTSQGASESFLIFRIGDEWLAQPTPIFKRIVQTRPIHTLPHRQHRAVLGVVNVQGELLVCLSLAHLLGFEPDIAACDDKAPHDLPRLLVVSRAEEHAVFPVDQVDGVHRIALSTFCPPPATLSHAAASHTHAVAPWRGMTVGLLDADALFDTLNRSLG; encoded by the coding sequence GTGGCTGACGATCGCACGGTGGCGTTCGACGATTGCTGGAATCGAATTGGCGTGCGCGGCGATTCGTCGTGCGAGCGTCTTGTCGAATATGTACGTTGCCTGAACTGCCCAGTGTTCGAAACCGCGGCGGCGAGGTTGCTGGAGCGCCCGATTCCGCTCGTGGATCTCGCGCAGCATGACGTCAGCGCGCCCACCCAGCACACAAGCCAAGGCGCGTCCGAATCGTTCCTCATCTTCCGCATCGGCGACGAATGGCTCGCGCAGCCCACGCCGATCTTCAAACGTATCGTGCAGACGCGGCCGATTCATACGTTGCCGCATCGGCAACATCGCGCGGTGCTGGGCGTCGTCAATGTGCAGGGTGAGTTGCTGGTGTGCCTGTCGCTCGCGCATCTGCTCGGTTTCGAGCCGGACATCGCGGCGTGCGACGACAAAGCACCTCACGATCTGCCGCGCCTGCTGGTGGTCTCGCGCGCCGAAGAGCACGCGGTGTTTCCTGTCGACCAGGTCGACGGCGTGCATCGGATCGCGCTGTCCACTTTCTGCCCGCCGCCCGCAACGCTCTCGCACGCCGCCGCGTCGCATACGCACGCGGTCGCGCCGTGGCGCGGCATGACGGTCGGCCTGCTCGACGCCGACGCGCTGTTCGACACCTTGAACCGGAGTCTCGGATGA
- a CDS encoding hybrid sensor histidine kinase/response regulator, with product MTDPHRPSLIDLFREEARTQARVLNDGLLALDRAPRDAAALEACMRAAHSLKGAARIVGVQVGVDLAHAMEDCFVAAQEGRALLDTAWIDELLRGVDLVARIGNDEDESARDGVSACVASLQARMAGVVPHGAATRRDVSPAAVLLPLEAPEPQSASTHDDAAFNLLADALRAEAPPAEAAQVTTLATTPATGLATGDIASPVNESGRMLRVRADNLDRLLSLSGESLVESRWLKPFAQSMLRVKRVQRDSNRALDQLHETLADLQLDPRAHAALEALRRLTAESQHLLAERLADLESFDRRSTHLSQQLYDAALQCRMRPFGDGTSGLARMVRDVARSLGKKVRWQLVGESTQVDRDILDLLEAPLGHMLRNAIDHGIEAPAVRIARGKPEEGTLTLDARHTAGALLITVSDDGAGIDLDALRASIVRKKLASAETAARLSDAELLNFLLLPGFSLRDQVTDVSGRGVGLDAVHDVVKRVRGAVRITHEPGLGTRVQLQLPLTLSVIRSLLVEVAGEPYAVPLAHVNRTLHVDRADIELLEGHQHIAFDGRRIGVVTAHQILDTAPLANEAETVSVIVLGDGAQTYGVAVDRFLGERMLVVQPLDARLGKIRNITAGALMENGDPVLIADVDDWLRSVERLVAGGDLRHAQHGAAHTAQRVTRRVLVVDDSLTVRELERKLLATRGYDVTIAVDGMDGWNAVRSERFDLVITDIDMPRMDGIELVTLIKRDPQLQALPVMIVSYKDREEDRRAGLNAGADYYLAKGSFHDEALLDAVRDLIGEAYG from the coding sequence ATGACGGACCCACATCGGCCGTCGCTGATCGATCTGTTCCGCGAAGAAGCGCGGACCCAGGCGCGCGTGCTCAACGACGGCCTGCTCGCACTCGACCGCGCGCCGCGCGATGCCGCCGCGCTGGAGGCCTGCATGCGCGCCGCCCATTCGCTGAAAGGCGCGGCGCGCATCGTCGGCGTGCAGGTCGGCGTCGATCTCGCGCACGCGATGGAGGATTGCTTCGTCGCCGCGCAGGAAGGGCGCGCCTTACTCGACACCGCGTGGATCGATGAACTGCTGCGTGGCGTCGATCTAGTCGCGCGGATCGGTAACGATGAAGACGAGTCGGCGCGTGACGGTGTCAGCGCGTGCGTGGCGTCGTTGCAGGCGCGGATGGCGGGTGTCGTGCCGCATGGCGCGGCGACGCGGCGCGACGTGTCGCCGGCGGCCGTCTTACTGCCGCTTGAAGCGCCCGAACCGCAAAGCGCATCCACCCACGATGACGCCGCGTTCAACCTGCTAGCCGACGCCCTGCGCGCGGAAGCGCCGCCTGCGGAAGCCGCGCAGGTAACCACGCTGGCAACCACGCCGGCAACCGGCCTGGCCACAGGCGACATCGCCAGCCCGGTGAACGAATCCGGCCGCATGCTGCGCGTGCGCGCCGACAACCTCGACCGTCTGCTGTCCTTGTCCGGCGAATCGCTGGTCGAATCGCGCTGGCTCAAACCGTTCGCGCAATCGATGCTGCGCGTCAAGCGCGTCCAACGCGACAGCAACCGCGCTTTGGATCAGTTGCACGAAACGCTCGCCGACCTGCAACTCGATCCGCGCGCGCACGCCGCGCTCGAAGCGCTACGTCGTCTGACTGCGGAATCGCAGCATCTGCTCGCCGAGCGTCTCGCCGATCTGGAGAGCTTCGACCGCCGCTCGACGCATCTGTCGCAACAGCTTTACGACGCCGCCTTGCAATGCCGGATGCGCCCATTCGGCGACGGCACCAGCGGTCTCGCGCGCATGGTGCGCGACGTCGCGCGCTCGCTCGGCAAGAAGGTGCGCTGGCAACTGGTCGGTGAATCGACCCAGGTGGACCGCGACATCCTCGATCTGCTCGAAGCGCCGCTCGGCCACATGCTGCGTAACGCGATCGACCACGGCATAGAAGCGCCTGCCGTGCGCATCGCGCGCGGCAAGCCGGAGGAAGGCACGCTCACGCTCGACGCGCGCCACACCGCCGGCGCGCTGCTCATCACCGTATCCGACGACGGCGCGGGCATCGATCTCGATGCATTGCGCGCGTCGATCGTCCGCAAGAAACTGGCGAGCGCGGAAACCGCCGCGCGTCTGTCGGACGCCGAGTTGCTCAACTTTCTCTTGCTACCGGGTTTCTCGTTGCGCGACCAGGTCACCGATGTGTCGGGCCGCGGCGTCGGTCTCGATGCGGTGCACGACGTCGTCAAGCGCGTGCGCGGCGCGGTGCGCATCACGCACGAACCCGGCCTGGGCACGCGCGTGCAGTTGCAGTTGCCGCTCACGCTCTCGGTGATTCGCAGCCTGCTGGTCGAAGTCGCGGGCGAGCCGTACGCGGTACCGCTCGCGCACGTGAACCGCACGCTGCACGTGGACCGCGCGGATATCGAATTGCTCGAAGGGCATCAGCACATCGCCTTCGACGGCCGCCGCATCGGCGTCGTCACCGCGCATCAGATTCTCGACACCGCGCCGCTCGCCAACGAAGCCGAGACTGTCAGCGTGATTGTGTTAGGTGACGGCGCGCAAACCTACGGCGTGGCGGTCGACCGGTTTCTCGGCGAGCGGATGCTGGTCGTGCAACCGCTCGACGCGCGCCTCGGCAAGATCAGGAACATCACCGCCGGCGCGCTGATGGAAAACGGCGATCCGGTGCTGATCGCCGATGTCGACGACTGGCTGCGCTCGGTCGAAAGGCTCGTCGCCGGCGGCGATCTGCGACACGCGCAGCACGGTGCGGCGCACACGGCGCAGCGCGTCACGCGGCGCGTGCTGGTGGTCGACGATTCGCTCACCGTGCGCGAGCTCGAGCGCAAGCTGCTGGCCACACGCGGCTACGACGTGACGATCGCCGTCGACGGCATGGACGGCTGGAACGCGGTGCGCAGCGAGCGCTTCGACCTCGTCATCACCGACATCGACATGCCGCGGATGGACGGCATCGAACTCGTCACGCTCATCAAGCGCGATCCGCAGCTGCAAGCGCTGCCGGTGATGATCGTCTCGTACAAGGATCGCGAAGAAGACCGCCGCGCCGGTCTGAACGCAGGCGCGGATTACTATCTGGCAAAAGGCAGTTTCCATGACGAAGCCCTGCTCGACGCAGTGCGTGATTTGATCGGCGAGGCCTACGGGTAA
- a CDS encoding chemotaxis response regulator protein-glutamate methylesterase, with amino-acid sequence MKIGIVNDLPLAVEALRRALAARHDYEVLWVAQDGQQAVDFCTAQRPDIVLMDLVMPNVDGVEATRRIMARAPCAILIVTVDVGANAWRVYEAMGAGALDAVDTPSLSGPDAHKSIATLIAKIDCIEALVEERNAPGAATASRVKNGTNRDTPLVAIGASAGGPSALATLLAGLPKDFAAAIVIVQHVDAAFAAGMADWLNQQSALPVRIAREGDRPQAGVVLLAATDDHLHLKLPNVLGYTRVPEETPYRPSVDVFFHSVVARWPARAIGVLLTGMGRDGAIGLKAMRTKGYHTIAQDEATCAVYGMPKAAAALDAAAAILPLPRIAAALVTAVAAQ; translated from the coding sequence ATGAAGATCGGAATCGTCAATGACTTGCCGCTCGCCGTCGAGGCGCTGCGCCGCGCGCTCGCGGCGCGCCACGACTACGAAGTGCTGTGGGTCGCGCAGGACGGCCAGCAAGCGGTCGATTTCTGCACCGCGCAGCGGCCCGACATCGTGCTGATGGACCTTGTGATGCCGAACGTGGACGGCGTCGAAGCCACCCGCCGCATCATGGCGCGCGCGCCGTGCGCAATCCTGATCGTGACCGTCGACGTGGGTGCGAACGCGTGGCGCGTCTACGAAGCGATGGGCGCGGGCGCGCTCGATGCGGTCGATACGCCGTCGCTGAGCGGCCCGGACGCGCACAAGAGCATCGCCACGCTGATCGCCAAGATCGACTGCATCGAGGCGTTGGTAGAGGAGCGCAATGCGCCTGGCGCGGCCACTGCGTCGAGGGTTAAGAACGGGACGAATCGCGACACGCCGCTGGTCGCAATCGGCGCGTCGGCGGGCGGGCCGTCTGCACTGGCCACGTTGCTCGCCGGTTTGCCGAAGGATTTCGCGGCCGCCATCGTGATCGTGCAACACGTCGACGCGGCGTTTGCCGCCGGCATGGCCGACTGGCTGAATCAGCAGTCGGCATTGCCGGTGCGGATCGCGCGCGAAGGCGACCGGCCGCAAGCGGGCGTCGTGCTGCTCGCCGCCACCGACGATCACCTTCACCTGAAGCTGCCCAACGTGCTCGGCTATACCCGCGTGCCGGAAGAGACGCCTTACCGGCCTTCCGTCGACGTGTTTTTTCATAGCGTGGTCGCACGCTGGCCGGCGCGGGCGATCGGCGTGCTGCTGACCGGCATGGGCCGCGACGGCGCGATCGGACTCAAGGCGATGCGTACCAAGGGCTATCACACGATCGCCCAGGACGAGGCGACCTGCGCCGTCTACGGTATGCCGAAGGCGGCTGCGGCGCTCGACGCGGCCGCCGCGATCCTGCCGTTGCCGCGTATTGCCGCGGCGCTGGTAACGGCGGTCGCCGCGCAATAG
- a CDS encoding diguanylate cyclase, with product MDTRKPHQDANAPDLAEDAATAPAHAVDAPNHAVDALARILANPPAAECPIMVLLVDDQAIIAEAIRQALAGEPNVDFHYCASPEEAVHCAEETRATVILQDLVMPGTDGLTLVRQYRQNPTTRDIPIIVLSTKEQPLVKSAAFAAGANDYLVKLPDRIELIARIRYHSRSYLNLLQRDEAYKALRQSQQQLLATNLELQRLTHSDGLTGLSNRRYLDQYLAAEWRRSTRDQAGLGFLMIDVDNFKAYNDTYGHVAGDEVLKDIAHTVESCVGRSSDLAARFGGEEFAVVVPGTSSGGLRLLAEKIRLAIEALQIPHAGSASGVVTISIGAAIIVPSASDPVTTLIEAADVGLYRAKRDGKNQVAVSD from the coding sequence ATGGACACTCGCAAACCGCACCAGGACGCCAACGCGCCAGACCTCGCAGAAGACGCCGCGACCGCGCCGGCGCACGCGGTGGACGCGCCGAATCACGCAGTCGACGCGTTGGCCCGCATCCTCGCCAATCCGCCCGCGGCCGAGTGCCCGATCATGGTGTTGCTGGTCGACGATCAGGCGATCATCGCCGAGGCGATCCGTCAGGCGCTGGCCGGCGAACCGAACGTCGATTTCCACTACTGCGCGTCGCCCGAAGAGGCAGTGCACTGTGCCGAGGAAACCCGCGCGACGGTGATCCTGCAAGATCTCGTCATGCCCGGCACCGACGGCCTCACGCTCGTGCGGCAATACCGGCAGAATCCGACGACGCGCGATATTCCGATCATCGTGTTGTCGACCAAGGAACAGCCGCTCGTGAAAAGCGCGGCGTTCGCCGCCGGTGCAAACGACTATCTCGTGAAGCTGCCGGATCGCATCGAGTTGATCGCGCGGATTCGCTATCACTCGCGCTCGTACCTGAACCTCCTGCAACGCGACGAGGCGTATAAGGCGCTGCGCCAGTCGCAACAGCAGTTGCTCGCGACCAATCTGGAATTGCAGCGGCTCACGCATTCGGACGGCTTGACGGGCTTGTCGAATCGACGTTACCTCGATCAGTATCTGGCCGCCGAGTGGCGTCGTAGCACGCGCGATCAGGCCGGCCTCGGCTTTCTGATGATCGATGTGGATAACTTCAAGGCGTACAACGACACCTACGGACACGTGGCCGGCGACGAAGTCCTCAAAGATATCGCGCACACTGTCGAGTCCTGCGTCGGACGCTCGTCGGATCTCGCGGCGCGATTTGGCGGGGAAGAGTTTGCGGTCGTGGTGCCGGGCACGTCGTCGGGCGGATTGCGTTTGCTGGCCGAAAAGATCCGCCTCGCGATCGAAGCGCTGCAGATTCCGCATGCGGGATCGGCGAGCGGCGTCGTGACGATCAGCATAGGCGCGGCGATAATCGTGCCGTCCGCGTCCGACCCCGTAACGACGCTTATCGAAGCCGCCGACGTCGGGCTGTATCGTGCGAAGCGGGACGGCAAGAATCAGGTGGCGGTGAGCGATTGA